One part of the Humulus lupulus chromosome 9, drHumLupu1.1, whole genome shotgun sequence genome encodes these proteins:
- the LOC133800152 gene encoding uncharacterized protein LOC133800152: protein MEEKSGGSTQSGEAMSRFREPWITALWMTLLDRKKSSLGVMARMLTLSWKNWIEFLPMWSGRTCLRTLGSSILTGWVLTIRPLSLFLVRSGPLWRKEENSVWNNPSKLKVKTKECKEELRRWTHEMRKQMNSSIVETNQRINDLSLSMDPSNWQRLKREEKYLNCLLEKKEVYWRQRSRAVWLKCGDRNSRYFHHKDSLRKKKNNIGGLFNNKGTFQSEVENIEKTFVDYFQTLFRSTSPSNEIIDSAIRGIQPKITEAMNESLLGMFTEEDVFSAVRGMNPIKAPGIDGLPALFFQKFWSSIRCDVVSVCLKVLNENNPLHQLNETLIMLIPKVPKAKKVEEYRPISLCNVVYKIVSKCLVERMKSSLTVAVSNSQSAFVTGRMIHDNAIIGYEGLHCMRKDCFGNGKKMALKLDMSKAYDRIEWRFVERLMLKMGYHEVWVKKIMGCITSVSFSFLLNKEVRGNVSPERGLRQGDPLSPFIFVLCAEALSCLILGAEQRNLLEGLCFGRKGVRVSHLFFADDSIMFLNVDTDECRALKDILLCYTTASGQMINFSKSEVCFGSKVDDGAKKEIADIFEVKITDHFESIHSIAAKFWWGSSEKRRRIHWCKWEVLCKRKFRGGLGFKDMELFNKAMLAKQCWRLERSPDSLVAKVLKYSYHSNCEFLHAKMGSAPSFIWRSLLWGRQIIEAGARWRIGSGEEVRIVEDKWLPRPVQFTFLEKLELPPGLKVIDLRGAEGDWDENFVRNIFTKEDANNIMSIIPGPLDSRDKRIWHFNQNGEYSVRSGYQVAIRERERCWNSRNNAFFKKWNLEATAVVDWATNYHNEFVQSRVATSYKTNSTHKAWTAPAMGDLMINVDAAANKGIKLCKRLNLKGGLIVSDCSLAVGMLNRPPEESGDLDLLVADIKREAEDHRILSVWFGPRSSNVVAHLIAKFAIRYQASGFWEGGVPPMASLALAEDMALLGV, encoded by the exons ATGGAGGAAAAGAGTGGAGGTAGTACCCAGAGTGGGGAGGCTATGAGTAGATTCAGAGAGCCCTGGATTACTGCGCTCTGGATGACATTACTAGACAGGAAAAAATCTTCACTTGGTGTAATGGCCAGAATGCTAACTTTATCATGGAAAAACTGGATTGAATTCTTGCCAATGTGGAGTGGAAGGACATGTTTAAGGACTTTAGGATCCAGTATCTTGACTGGATGGGTTCTGACCATAAGGCCATTGTCACTGTTTTTGGTGAGGAGTGGCCCTTTATGGAGAAAAGAGGAAAATTCAG TTTGGAACAACCCTTCCAAGCTCAAAGTGAAGACGAAGGAGTGTAAGGAGGAGTTAAGGCGATGGACCCATGAGATGAGGAAGCAAATGAATTCTAGTATTGTTGAAACTAATCAAAGAATTAATGATTTGTCTCTCTCAATGGACCCCAGTAACTGGCAACGACTTAAAAGGGAGGAAAAATACTTGAACTGTTTGTTGGAGAAGAAAGAAGTCTACTGGAGACAGAGGAGTAGAGCGGTTTGGTTAAAATGTGGAGATCGTAATTCTCGGTATTTCCACCATAAAGACTCtttgagaaagaagaaaaacaatattgGTGGGCTGTTTAACAATAAAGGGACCTTTCAAAGCGAAgttgagaatattgagaaaaCTTTTGTTGATTATTTCCAAACCTTGTTCAGGTCAACTAGTCCTTCTAATGAAATCATAGATAGTGCTATAAGAGGGATCCAACCAAAAATAACGGAGGCTATGAATGAGAGCTTGCTGGGTatgttcactgaggaggatgtcTTTTCGGCAGTGAGGGGTATGAACCCTATCAAAGCCCCGGGGATTGATGGGCTCCCCGCCCTCTTTTTCCAGAAATTTTGGAGCTCGATTAGGTGTGATGTTGTGAGCGTATGCCTGAAAGTTTTAAATGAAAACAACCCTCTCCATCAACTCAATGAAACTCTGATTATGTTAATACCGAAGGTTCCTAAAGCAAAGAAGGTTGAGGAGTATCGTCCTATTAGTTTGTGCAATGTGGTGTATAAAATTGTGTCAAAATGCTTGGTTGAGCGCATGAAAAGCTCCTTGACGGTGGCTGTCTCGAATTCTCAAAGTGCGTTTGTGACGGGTAGAATGATACATGATAACGCAATTATTGGATATGAAGGGTTGCACTGCATGAGAAAGGATTGCTTCGGGAATGGAAAGAAAATGGCCTTAAAACTTGATATGTCCAAGGCATATGATAGGATTGAATGGAGATTTGTGGAGCGTTTGATGTTAAAGATGGGCTATCATGAAGTGTGGGTGAAGAAAATCATGGGGTGCATTACTTCAGTCTCCTTTTCCTTCCTGCTTAATAAGGAAGTTAGAGGCAATGTGTCTCCAGAGCGTGGTCTCCGCCAAGGCGACCCCCTCTCTCCTTTCATTTTTGTTCTTTGTGCTGAAGCTCTTTCTTGCTTGATATTGGGAGCTGAACAGAGAAATCTTTTAGAGGGCCTATGCTTTGGAAGGAAGGGTGTTAGAGTATCCCACTTGTTTTTTGCTGATGACAGTATCATGTTTCTAAATGTGGATACTGATGAGTGTAGGGCGCTGAAAGATATTCTCCTTTGTTACACTACCGCTTCGGGACAAATGATTAATTTCAGCAAGTCTGAAGTTTGCTTTGGCAGCAAAGTTGATGATGGTGCTAAGAAAGAGATAGCTGATATTTTTGAGGTTAAAATTACGGATCATTTTGAGAG TATTCATAGCATTGCCGCTAAGTTCTGGTGGGGTTCATCTGAGAAGAGAAGGAGAATTCATTGGTGTAAGTGGGAAGTGCTGTGTAAAAGAAAGTTCAGAGGAGGTTTAGGCTTCAAAGACATGGAACTCTTCAATAAAGCTATGCTCGCTAAACAATGTTGGAGGTTAGAAAGATCTCCTGATTCCCTTGTTGCTAAAGTCCTCAAATATAGTTACCATAGTAATTGTGAATTTTTGCATGCGAAGATGGGATCTGCTCCATCCTTTATATGGCGAAGTCTCCTCTGGGGGCGGCAAATAATCGAAGCAGGGGCGCGTTGGAGAATCGGCTCGGGAGAGGAGGTTCGAATAGTTGAGGATAAATGGCTGCCAAGACCTGTGCAGTTCACCTTTCTGGAAAAACTCGAGCTGCCTCCGGGTCTCAAAGTGATTGACCTTAGGGGAGCTGAGGGGGATTGGGATGAGAACTTTGTCCGAAATATCTTCACTAAGGAAGATGCGAATAATATTATGAGTATTATTCCAGGGCCCCTGGACTCTAGAGATAAAAGGATATGGCATTTTAACCAAAATGGTGAGTATTCTGTGCGCAGTGGCTACCAAGTTGCTATCCGTGAAAGAGAAAGG TGTTGGAATAGTCGTAACAATGCTTTTTTCAAGAAATGGAATCTGGAGGCTACCGCTGTGGTGGACTGGGCGACCAACTATCATAATGAGTTTGTTCAAAGCCGAGTTGCCACTTCCTACAAAACTAATTCTACCCATAAAGCGTGGACTGCTCCTGCTATGGGAGACCTCATGATTAACGTGGATGCTGCAGCGAACAAG GGCATTAAACTTTGTAAGAGGTTAAATCTGAAGGGTGGTCTGATAGTTTCAGATTGTAGCTTAGCAGTAGGTATGCTTAACAGACCACCGGAAGAGAGTGGTGATCTGGATTTACTTGTGGCTGATATTAAGAGGGAGGCAGAGGACCATAGAATTTTGTCTGTTTGGTTTGGTCCCAGATCGTCGAACGTTGTTGCTCATTTGATAGCCAAGTTTGCTATTCGGTATCAAGCATCTGGCTTTTGGGAAGGAGGGGTTCCTCCTATGGCGTCTTTGGCTCTTGCTGAAGATATGGCTCTCCTGGGTGTCTGA